One Chitinophaga parva DNA segment encodes these proteins:
- a CDS encoding cation-translocating P-type ATPase: MNWYGLSAKEVFELLETGENGLSTRDAREKLLRYGPNEIKEGRNKHAINILLGQFKDFMIIILIVAAVMAGIMGDVKDTIAILAIVILNALVGFLQESRAEKGIRALRQMAVAQARVLRDGVSTWEPASVLVPGDIVILEAGNTVPADLRIITSVNLKTEEAALTGESQAIDKVAHSLEKDQLAVGDRKNMAFKGTYVIHGRGTAVVIATGMQTELGRIAQMVQGQRAASPLQQHMTAFGKKLSLLVLGLCGIFFISGWLRGEQVLKMAMTSISLAIAAIPEALPAVITISLALAAKRMTRSNALVKDLPSVETLGAVTVICTDKTGTLTKNQMQVETVFANERLYEREELGQLGENGQGRMLLSAFALNNDVTADAAQNLRGDSTEVALVDMALVHHIDTGNWPRVSEIAFDADRKLMTTFHRHNGKIISFTKGAPDMLLQRCPGVDIRSVEKRINAMAADGHRVLGFAYRCWDELPVDPQSSVHEKELHFLGLASIADSLREEVYSAVMQCKSAGIIPVMITGDHPLTAKNIATRTGILENDQDLLVTGSDLAQMDENTLLAKVEKIKVYARVSPEQKLRIVTALQQKGHYVAMTGDGVNDAPALKQANIGIAMGVSGTDVARDTANMILLDDNFSTIVQAVKEGRRVYDNVLKFITYLMTTNAGELWALMLGPLFGLPVALLPIHILWINLVSDGLPAISLSFEKAEKDIMNRPPRPRQESVFANGRGLHMAWAGMLMAGIVLSIQYWAIRNQLHWQTIVFNLLCLSQMAHLLAIRSNAPGLFKKGFFKNKPLILAVIAIVLIQVVITYTPFFQVVFKTEALRAGEFLLVGAASSLTFFAVAFGKLFRHSSARKAGHNKS, encoded by the coding sequence ATGAACTGGTACGGTTTAAGCGCAAAGGAGGTTTTTGAGCTGCTGGAAACGGGAGAAAATGGATTAAGCACCAGGGATGCCAGGGAGAAATTGCTGCGATATGGCCCTAATGAAATAAAAGAGGGGAGGAATAAACACGCCATCAATATTCTCCTGGGGCAATTCAAAGACTTTATGATCATTATTTTGATAGTGGCGGCTGTTATGGCCGGCATTATGGGTGACGTCAAAGATACGATCGCTATCCTTGCAATAGTTATACTGAACGCACTTGTCGGTTTTCTCCAGGAATCCCGTGCAGAAAAAGGTATACGTGCTCTGAGGCAGATGGCCGTTGCCCAGGCAAGGGTTTTACGTGATGGTGTTAGTACATGGGAACCGGCATCGGTCCTGGTGCCCGGGGATATTGTTATCCTGGAAGCCGGTAATACGGTCCCCGCGGATTTGCGGATCATCACGTCTGTAAATTTGAAGACTGAAGAGGCCGCGCTAACCGGGGAATCACAAGCGATCGACAAAGTTGCTCATTCATTAGAGAAGGATCAACTGGCCGTGGGAGACAGGAAAAATATGGCTTTTAAGGGAACCTATGTTATCCATGGCCGCGGCACGGCCGTCGTTATAGCTACGGGTATGCAAACTGAGCTCGGTCGCATAGCGCAGATGGTCCAGGGGCAGCGGGCGGCTTCCCCGCTGCAGCAACACATGACCGCATTCGGAAAGAAACTGTCTTTGTTAGTGCTGGGATTATGTGGCATCTTCTTTATTTCCGGCTGGCTGCGCGGTGAGCAGGTGCTTAAAATGGCCATGACGAGTATTTCATTGGCGATCGCTGCTATCCCTGAAGCATTGCCGGCCGTGATCACGATATCCCTCGCGCTGGCGGCAAAGAGGATGACCCGGTCCAATGCCCTTGTTAAGGATCTTCCTTCTGTGGAAACCCTTGGCGCGGTAACGGTCATCTGTACTGATAAAACCGGTACGCTTACTAAAAATCAGATGCAGGTGGAAACCGTCTTCGCAAATGAAAGATTGTATGAGCGGGAAGAATTGGGCCAGCTCGGCGAAAACGGGCAAGGGCGGATGTTGTTAAGCGCATTCGCCTTAAATAATGATGTAACTGCCGATGCAGCGCAGAACTTAAGAGGCGATAGCACCGAAGTTGCGCTGGTGGACATGGCGCTAGTTCATCATATTGACACCGGCAACTGGCCCCGTGTCTCTGAAATCGCGTTTGACGCAGACCGGAAGCTGATGACCACATTCCATAGACACAATGGCAAGATCATCTCATTTACCAAAGGCGCCCCCGATATGTTATTGCAACGGTGCCCCGGGGTTGATATCAGATCCGTAGAGAAAAGGATCAATGCCATGGCCGCAGATGGCCACCGGGTATTGGGTTTTGCATACCGGTGCTGGGATGAGTTGCCTGTAGATCCGCAAAGTAGCGTTCATGAGAAGGAGTTGCACTTTCTGGGCCTGGCCTCCATTGCAGATTCCCTGAGAGAAGAAGTATATAGTGCTGTAATGCAGTGTAAAAGTGCCGGCATCATACCGGTAATGATCACAGGCGACCATCCCCTTACTGCTAAGAACATTGCCACACGAACAGGGATATTAGAGAACGATCAGGATCTCCTTGTTACCGGTAGTGACCTGGCGCAGATGGATGAAAATACGCTGCTCGCCAAGGTTGAAAAAATAAAGGTTTATGCCCGTGTTTCACCCGAACAAAAACTCCGGATAGTTACCGCTTTACAACAAAAAGGTCATTACGTAGCCATGACCGGTGATGGCGTTAACGATGCGCCGGCACTGAAACAGGCAAACATAGGTATTGCAATGGGCGTTAGCGGAACAGACGTTGCCAGGGACACGGCGAATATGATCCTGCTGGACGATAATTTCTCAACAATTGTGCAGGCAGTAAAAGAGGGGCGCAGGGTTTACGACAATGTACTAAAGTTCATAACGTACCTGATGACGACCAATGCTGGTGAACTATGGGCATTAATGCTTGGCCCGCTGTTTGGTTTGCCGGTTGCCCTGTTGCCCATCCATATCCTCTGGATCAACCTCGTGTCAGATGGCTTGCCGGCCATCTCCCTGTCGTTTGAAAAGGCTGAAAAGGATATAATGAACAGGCCTCCCCGGCCCCGCCAGGAAAGTGTTTTTGCCAATGGACGGGGGCTGCACATGGCGTGGGCAGGGATGCTGATGGCCGGCATTGTTTTGTCTATACAGTACTGGGCCATCCGGAACCAGCTACACTGGCAAACGATTGTTTTTAACCTGCTGTGCCTGAGCCAGATGGCGCATTTATTAGCCATCCGCTCCAACGCCCCGGGTCTGTTTAAAAAAGGATTTTTTAAGAACAAGCCGCTCATTTTGGCTGTTATTGCTATCGTCCTTATCCAGGTTGTCATTACCTATACACCTTTTTTCCAGGTCGTTTTCAAAACTGAAGCCCTGCGTGCAGGTGAATTTTTGCTGGTAGGCGCAGCGTCATCATTGACTTTCTTTGCCGTAGCGTTCGGGAAACTTTTTCGGCATTCATCCGCCAGGAAAGCGGGCCATAATAAGTCATGA